The DNA window GCATCTTTGTCCCCGCCACCCAGTCACCCGACGAGATCGTCAGGCATCCCATCGCCCCGGCGATCATCGAACAGTGCGGCACACAGATTTTTCTCGCCAACCCAAAGGCCAGCCATGCGGACTACGTGGAGAAAATGAAAGTACCGGAAAGCGTGTATGACATCGTCAAAAATCTGGATCCGGGCGAGCGCTATATGGTGATCCTGAAAACGCCGTTGCGTGCCGGCGAAACCCGGCCATTCGTGACGATGGCGAAAATGGATCTGTCGGGCCTGGGGAAAGTCACAAAACTGCTGAGTGGGAGCGAAGACAACCTGAAAATCTTCGATGCCCTTTATCAGGAAGGCATGAAGCCTGAAGCATGGAAAGCGCAGTTTCTTGAAATGGCTATCTGAGAGGTGATAACAATGCGTACCCGAAACACCGTGCTGGCGTTAGCACTCTTTCTCTCCACTCCGGCGTTCAGCGCCGGGATCCCGGTTTTCGACGGCGTGCAGAATACCGAATCCATTAACCAGTGGGTGCAAAAACTCCAGCAGTGGCAGGAAACCGTCACCCACTATAAAAGCGAGCTTGACGCCTACAAGCGGCAATTAGCCACGGCGACGGGCGTGCGGGATATTCAGGGGTTTCTTAACGAGGCGAGAAACCTCAAAAGCGATATTGATAACCTCCGCAAAAACGGCGTTTCACTGGATGATCTGCTGACCAATCAGGGCGGCGCCTATTCTTCCGAGCTTCAGCGCTTGTATGGAAAATATCAATCTTTCGATACCTGTAATCAGTCCAGTTCCTCGCCGCGTTATCTGGATAGTTGCAAACAGATCATCCTGAATCAGGCGGTGGCGATAGAAAATACGTCCGACGTTGAAAACAAGATCGCCGGCACGCTCAACGATATCGCCGCATTATCCGACCGCATATCGAATGCGCAGGATTCTAAAGAGTCACAGGACCTGACTAACGCCGTGGCGGCCAGAAGCGTACAATTGAATGCGTTGACCAGCCAGTGGGAAATATCCGTCAAACAGGCTGAGCAACGCTCCAACCTGTTGGCCCAACAGCGGCAAAAAGCATTTGATGAACAGCAGCTCGCCGCGCCCGTTCCTGACTTTAATGATTGAGAGGGCAAAAATGAAAACGTCACTTTACCTATTCCCGATTATTTCAGGCGCCTTGCTTCTGACGGGGTGTGATAATCCTAAATCAAAGCAATGGCATAAAGAACATCAAGATGAGATGAACACCCGATATACGGCCTGCGAAGCGTCTGGTGAAGATTCCCAGGATTGCAGAAATGCCCGTGAAGCGCGATTTGAACTCCGTCAGGAAAGTGCCAAGGTTCCCGATTTGAATTAAAGGGGTAATCTATGTCAGGTGGTATGTTTGTTGGCATGAACAACACGATCACTGACGGTTTACATGCCGTACTGCGGGGACAAACTTCCGTGTACGGCGATATGATAAGCGTTATCGCCGTCAGCTCCTTCACGTTATTTGTCACATATCGGGGTTATCAAACCCTGGCCGGAAAACTTCAAACGCCTCTAGAAGATGTCATTTGGGA is part of the Gibbsiella quercinecans genome and encodes:
- a CDS encoding type IV secretion system protein — translated: MRTRNTVLALALFLSTPAFSAGIPVFDGVQNTESINQWVQKLQQWQETVTHYKSELDAYKRQLATATGVRDIQGFLNEARNLKSDIDNLRKNGVSLDDLLTNQGGAYSSELQRLYGKYQSFDTCNQSSSSPRYLDSCKQIILNQAVAIENTSDVENKIAGTLNDIAALSDRISNAQDSKESQDLTNAVAARSVQLNALTSQWEISVKQAEQRSNLLAQQRQKAFDEQQLAAPVPDFND
- a CDS encoding EexN family lipoprotein → MKTSLYLFPIISGALLLTGCDNPKSKQWHKEHQDEMNTRYTACEASGEDSQDCRNAREARFELRQESAKVPDLN